The genomic stretch AACCGAGATGGCGGCGGATGAGGCGGAGGAGTCGACGCTGGAGTTCACGCCGACGTGGATCGTCGCGGCGGTCTGCTCCCTCATCGTCCTCATCTCCCTCCTCGCCGAGCGATGCCTCCACTACCTCGGCAAGGTAATCTAAACCACTGCTCAAACGCATCAGCGCCTTTGCCGTTTCGCATCCCTCCATCTTCCGCAGCCATTACTGCGCCCTGCATATCTTGGGTGTTCATCCACTGATCTTGTCCTCTACCGCAGACGTTCAAGAGGAAGAACCAGAAGCCGCTCTACGAGGCCATCCTCAAGGTCAAGGAAGGTACTCAACTACTCATCCCCTATCAATCTCACCTTCCGTTTCCTATCTGCAAGCGATCGGCGTCGTGGCTCGATTCCCAGTCTTCAGTTTTGACTGAGCTGAATCGTGGTCTGGATTTGATCCGTGCCAAGAAACGCATACTATCTCTTTAGGGGTAATTCCGTAAATTTGAGTGCCGCGTAGCAGGAGTCCACTTTCGGCAGCTTTTGCCATCCCTGAAAATCCGTCAAAAGGCCACTCTGTCGGGCCTCGCCCTTTTTGACTCTGTGTGCGCCCGCGCTTGTATAGCCTGTTTTGGGATTGTTCATCTTCTATGTATGGCGAACATAACTCTTCCTTTGCTGCAATGCAGAGCTCATGCTTCTGGGCTTCATCTCCCTGCTGCTCACGGTGTTCCAGGGGATGATCCAGAAGACCTGCATCAGCTCCGGTTGGACGCTCCACATGCTGCCATGCAAAAGGGAGGAACTAGAGGGTGAGGCGGGCCCCGCCAAGGAGCACTTTGTCACGTCCCAGATCATCGGCAGGATCGGGAGGCGGCTGCTCAGCGACGGCGCCGCGGGCCTCGAGATCTGCAAGCAGAAGGTGATTGCACCGTCCCTGCTGCTCACGTTGTCTGTTTTTCTTGGTGGAACCTATCGTACCAGCAGTTTGTTAGAATTGTGGGCCTGTCAAGTTAAGAGTTAGGTACCAATTGTGACTTCTGAGCATGCAAACACTTAATACTTTGGGGACTTGCGTAGCTAGTTTGCTACTGCTACCACTAGTTGATTTGGATCAAAGAGACAGCGCCACGGGGAGGCACACCCCCTATTGTTGTTGCTGTGATGTCGTCGATCTTGATTTGAATGGGATGGAGCCATATTAAATGGGAACATCACTGTCAACACTGCTACGGGGTGGGCATGCAGCTGGCGGGTAGCATAATGCCTAAACTGACAAGGATAGTTGGTTTAAGCACGATGTTTACGATTAGGCCGGTTACTTAAACCTACTAGTAGATGGATTGTTATGTTGCCCTGCTGATTAACTTGCACAGATAAATTGATACGTAATTTAATTTGATTCGAACATTCAAATGGATCTACTCGAAGCATATGGCCATAGCCCATAGGCCCGTCTTTATATATAAAGTCACAAGCATGTGGTTGCTTTCCTTATCATATTGCTCAGGTTGAAGAAACATTCCAAACTGTATTACTTCTATGTTGCACTCGTCCTTCCCGCTCCTTCAGTTTTAAATAATGTTTGAGTTTTTCACCATGGgaattgaagaatcttcaggTTTCCTTTCGATTTAGTGATTATTATGAACTCTAATGTTTGTTTTAACAGGGGAAAGTTCCGTTGATGTCCCTTGAGGCGATACATCAGTTGCATATTTTCATATTTGTGCTGGCAATTACGCATGTTGTATTCAGTGTTTTGACAATGGTCTTAGGAGGTGCAAAGGTAAGCCCCTTGTGAGTTACGTGCGCTGCGCATTAGCCACGGTAAACCATGTGTTGATTTTCTGTACTCTCTTACTCAGATACATCAATGGAAACAGTGGGAGGATGCAATTCAGAAAGATAATGCTGGAAATGGTATTTGAGCCTTTCTTTCTGTTCATAATTATTACAGTGTCAATGATATACTTGCAGTTTGAGAGCAGTTTTTTTCTCCCTGGAATGAAACTAGATAATGTGTCTGATGAACAAGCAGCTTCATTTAGAATCCCTACAGTTATACCAGGATGATAATACCGTTATAAACTGCAGGGCCAAAGAAAGTGACTGGTGTACACAATTTCGAATTTATCAGGGAGCATTTCAAGGGTATTGGCAAAGATTCTAGAATATTGAGTTGGCTGGTAAGCAATAATGAGCTCTTTTATcagatatcttttttttttgttgcgaaACTGACCGTAGGATTAAAGTTTTCTATGCCATATTCAACTTTACAGCCATATAAAAAAGGCTTTTTTTTCTTGGATCAGTACTGAAAGATGGGGCGGGGCTATGTGTAGTTTGGGGGCGTTTTGTGCAAACTCTGCCACAGACTGAAAGTGATTAAGTATTGATGAACTAATTAGCCTTCTCCATTTCCCATTCAGCAAAGTTTTTGTAAGCAATTCTATGGATCAGTGGGTAAATCCGACTACACAACAATGCGTCTTGGTTTTATCATGGTAAGCACCATATTTCAATAAGCTAACCTTGTGTGCTTTCCTCGTATGTGAACATGAGGTCATTTTTGGATTGCAGACGCACTGCCGTGGAAACCTGAAATTTGATTTCCATAAATACATGCTGAGGGTATTAGAGTCTGATTTTAAGAAAGTGGTTGGCATAAGGTAAACAATGAGTATCACATATGTTTGTATATTTATATAATACCACTACAAACTAGTTTTCTATGCAAGTTAGCTCAATCTTTTTGTGTCTTATTCTTTTAGCTGGTACTTGTGGGTCTTCGTGGTGATCTTTCTGCTGCTGAATGTTAATGGTAAGGTGTAGTTCATCCATTCTGAAGGCCAGTTGTATATTCGATAATTTCTATTGGCTCCCGAGTCAAATGGTGACTTCTTTTTAAAATTCCAAAAATCGAATTTATAAGTATTTTTTTCCAAAAGAACATTATAAATATGCAGACTTTTATTGAAAGGATGGACAATTTTTTGTGTGATATATAATATTCCCTCCATCAGAAAATATAAGTCCTATTTGTTTTGTTCGTAGTCAACTttcttaagtttgaccaagttcatAAAAAAACATCTGCAATACCAAACAAATGCCAATATATACACATTGAATATATTTCTATATTCTTGGTAAAACTTAATAAAGTTTGGCTTGTAACCAAACAAATACGACTTACATTTAGGGGAATAGGGAGTAGCGAACAATCACACAGGATCTTTTTATGGATATTTAACTTGTAAATACACTTTAAATATTATTTAGAATAGACAGTATCTCTGAAACTAGAGAGTGTAAAATCCTCACTCTTCTATGTCTATTCTTTCCTATAGAACACCCTTGCCGGGTCAGTTTTTGTTCCTTCAAACAGGCAGCTAGGTGCTGCAGTATTTCTGGATTTGAAAACCAGAACAGGCAGCTAGGCGCTGTAGTAACCCTGGGTCGGAAGGAACCACCAGTTGCAGCATTTCAAACATATGCTACGCAAAACTCCAGTTAAGAAAAATAAAGACATATTTACACATTCCAATTTCGAATTGGATTGTTTAACAGTTACGCTAGTAATGGGTGAAAAAACAGAACCTGCCGTGTAATGGTTTAATTCTGCAAAATTGTTTCCTGAAATCTGTCAGTATTTCATGATTTAAGCATCTCGAAGATATCTTACACCCCATATTTTGCTAATCTGCAGGCTGGCACACGTACTTCTGGATTGCATTCATTCCCTTAATTGTAAGTGTGTATAATCCAATACAGTTTTCTCTGTAAATATTACCGCTTCAAGGGCAGTTGGGATACATCACATCATGACAGCGAGCCTCTCGCACTATGATTACACTAAATATACTGACACAATGTCCTTTTAACGCTAACTTTTACAAGACATTATTTAGTGTCCTGCAGAAATATCAACCACACAATGACAGCGTGCAACTAAAAGGCACCATGGGCTTACTAACTCTCTATTATCCCTGCAGCTGCTGTTAGCCGTTGGCACCAAGTTGGAGCACGTCATAGCTCAGTTAGCTCAGGATGTAGCAGAGAAGAACTCCGCAATTGAGGGTGATTTGATTGTAAAACCATCAGATGACCACTTCTGGTTTGGGCGGCCAAAGATTGTCCTGTTCCTAATCCACTTCATCCTCTTCCAGAATGCCTTTGAGATTGCATTCTTCTTCTGGATACTGGTAAGCATCCACTTAATCCCACTTCTAAATTTGGTCCTGTTATGACTCAAATGACTGATGGAAACATTGTTTACCCTATTTCTGCCATAGACCACTTACGGATTCAACTCCTGCATCATGGGGCAAGTTGTTTTTATTGTGCCGAGGCTTGTTATTGGGTACTTTCACACATGTCTCCAACTTCTTCCCCCGTAGGAAAAAAAGCCGAACATGAATTTGTTCTCACGCATTGAATAATCTTACTTGCAGGCTCATCATTCAACTTCTCTGCAGCTACAGCACCCTGCCTTTATACGCAATTGTAACGCAGGTGCAGCAatatttgatattttaaaatgtttctaaTCGTCTACACTGATAACTGATGCATGTTGTCGTCTTTTGTTTGCAAAGATGGGGAGCTCCTACAAGAAGGAGATCTTCAACGAGCATGTGCAGCAGGGTGTCCTGGGTTGGGCTCAGAAGGTTAAGCTGAAAAAGGGATTCAAGAAGAGCAATACCACAGCAGAATCAACCAGCATCGGCGAGTCAGCAGGACCTTCTGCTAAGATTGAAATGATCAAACGAACATCAGGTGAAGGCAACGATACTACTCCGTTAAACGAGCAGCGCGGGAAGGAAATGAGCAGCGCCGGTGAAAGCATAGAATGATGCAGTTAGAGTAGCGAGTGGCGGTGTCAAAATCAATCGTTCATAGGATCTGTATTTCGGTGCTGTAATGATGCCGCTTATTCTTGTGCAGTAATTATGCAGATAGATCACTCCTCGTAGACAAGGGGTAAAGAGGATTTTGGCCCAGAAAGTTGGCTTATAATCTTTACAGATTTTGGAGAAGCCTGCACAGCAATCGTAAAGAGACCTGTACCCCTTCGCCCGAGAGTACGCTCCCAAGGCGATGAGCCGATTATGTTTTTTTGCATCCTGTCGGCGCAGCCAGCGATTTGCGTGGCTCCTATGGCCTTCAGGTCATGTAGGGAGGGTGGATCTCGGCCCCGTCCGCGGGAGGGCTCCCTTTTTCCACAGTGAAGCCTAGGTTGAAGAGGTTTCCATGGTACCCAAAAGAGTCTGCAAGCTGGAATTTTTGTATGATCTCTACAGTTAACTCCAGTTTGACCTCCTGGGCATTGTTTCTTAAAACACCGAGTCAATCAACATGTAGCAGAAGACCATAGACAGAGTTAGCCTAGTCTAAACTATTCCACTCACACCATTTGGTTTGCAAACCATTACCTTTGATacaagttttctttttttttttgcttataaCAGTAGCTTTATTGATCCATTAACACATTACAATCCTCCTGTAGGAGGGGTTCAATATCTGTTGGGACAGCCCCCAACCAGAAACCTACAGAGTTATTAACTCTAGCACTACTAGCTAGACTATGAGCAACATGATTACAAGTTCTGTTAATATAAACAACCGAAGAGCCAACACCAGATGCTAACACATCTTTGATATCATTGATAATATGGCAGAGCTGTGATAAATCCCGTCCAGGTTTGTTAATAGCCGAAGCAGCGACAAGACAGTCAGTTTCACAAATAATCTGCCCCTGTGTCCAAGTGGCCGCCAGCGAGAGACCATCCTTGATCGCTTCCAGCTCCGCTTCTTCAGCAGAAGAGCAATTTGTCAACACTCTGGCAGCAGAGAAACACACATTCCCATGTTCATCCCTAGCAATCACACCCAGGGTAGCTTGATTACCAGGTTGCGCaaacgaagcatcaacattaacCTTGACACACCCAGAACTTGGTTTAGTCCAGCCAATAGAACTTTTGATAGAACCCACTTGCACAGGCCCCTGATCTAGATGAAGGACCATTTTCAGGTAGgttttcaacaacaacaacatcaacaaacaTAGCAGCAGCAGTAGGGAGGGAGTGAGCTGCCTGGGAAAGCTAAGAACACTTCTAAGGGCAAGAAGAAACTTACCTCCGTGCAGAAAGAGCAATCTCCTTCTGCTGTCACAAAGGTCTCTGCACAGATGAACCACACAAGTTCTATTTGCATGTGTTGTGGAGAGCTAGGCCAACACCAAGCATCTTGTGTGAAGCAGCCAATGTGTTTTATTTGTAAAGCCACTAGTCACTTGGTTGATGACTGCTCTGTGAGGAAAAAGGCCTCATCAAACAGCTAAGTATCTGGGTTTCTACCACATTGAGGTACCTGAGGTTGTTATCAATCCTGTAGGTTCTACCGAACATTGTGGCATTGTTGTAGTGGAAGGTGGTGAGGTATCTAGAGAGTAACTTTATGCTGAATTCTCCCAGATATACAAAACTAATTAGCTCTCCACAACACATGCAAATAGAACTTGTGTGGTTCATCTGTGCAGAGACCTTTGTGACAACAGAAGGAGATTGCTCTTTCTGCACGGAGGTAAGTTTCTTCTTGCCCTTAGAAGTGTTCTTAGCTTTCCCAGGCAGCTCACTCcctccctgctgctgctgctatgtttgttgatgttgttgttgttgaaaacCTACCTGTTGTGGAGCAATCCATTGATTTGATTGCAGCCAAAAGAAAAATTTGGAGGAAACTAAGGGAAAGGGCCATTAAAACCCCAAGGACGCATTGGACCAGGAAGAAATCCAAATTGTTGGGGTAGAAAACCATAGGCAGCAGGAACTTGCCCAAAATCCATTAGCATCTGTTGTTGCTGCTGAAATTGTTGGGGCTGCATCTGCTGAGACAGTTGCCACTGTTCCTGATTCCCTCCACCACCTCTGCCCTTCCTTTGAAGTTCCCACCACCAGCCATAGTTCCTATAGACTTAGAAAAAACAGGATCAAAAACCTCAACCCCCAAGCACCTCTCCCCTGAGATCTCCGCCACCACCGAGAAGCcaaaagaggaaccctaggagcgTGTGAGGTGCTTTTTATACCAGAATTTTGAGGGGGAGGGCATGTGGGATACCATGGAACATGCCAAAGTTCCTAGAAAAAAAGCTTCAACATCCTTTGCACTTTCTCCCCACCCACAACGCTCCCCACCTCACTGAGGTGAGGAAATTTTTTTAACAGATTCAACTTTCCAACCTGCCTAGTGCCTACTATCTAAGACTAGCTGCCCATCCTTGAAGGATTGCCAGGGGCGACGCCATGGCAACTATCGAAACTGATGAACTGCTGAAAGTATCGACAGGGAACAAAGTCCCCGTTTTACCCATTCATTTCTCTGGAGGAATCCTTCGAAAGCTGCTGTACAATTTATGCTAGATACGAAGTGTGATAGCTGAACTAGACCATAGCATTtgccattgatacgtcccaaacgtatctataatttcttatgttccatgctacttttatgatgatactcacatgttttatacacattatatgtcattattatgcattttctggcactaacctattgacgagatgccgaagagccgattcttgttttctgctgtttttggtttcagaaatcctagtaaggaaatattctcggaattggacaaaatcaacgcccagggtcctatttttccacgaagcttccagaagaccggagaagaaacgaagtgggccacgaggtggcgccacacaagggcggcgcggcccaggtgctggccgcgcggccctgttgtgtgggcccctcgtgaccctcccgactctgcccttccgcctacttaaggtcttcgtcgtgaaacccccagtaccgagagccacgatacggaaaaccttccagagacgccgccgccgccaatcccatctcgggggattcaggagatcgcctccggcaccctgccggagaggggaatcatctcccggaggtctcttcatcgccatgatcgcctccggatcgatgtgtgagtagtccacccctggactatgggtccataatagtagctagatggtcgtcttctcctcattgtgctatcatgttagatcttgtgagctgcctatcatgatcaagatcatctatctgtaatcctacatgttgtgtttgttgggatccgatgaatattgaatactatgtcaagttgattatcaatctatcatatatgttatttatgttcttgcatgctctccgttgctagtagaggctctggccaagttgatacttgtgactccaagagggggtatttatgctcgatagtgggttcatgcctccattaaatgcgggacggtgacgagaaagttctaaggttgtggatgtgcttgttgccactagggataaaacatcgatgctttgtctaaggatatttgtgttgattacattacgcaccatacttaatgcaattgtctgttgtttacaacttaatgcttggagggggttcggatgataactctgaaggtggactttttaggcatagatgcatcgttggatagcggtctatgtactttgtcgtaatgccctgattaaatctcatagtactcatcatgatatatgtatgtgaattgttatgccttctttatttgtcaattgcccaactgtaatttgttcacccaacatctgctatcttatgggagagacaccactagtgatctgtggaccccggtcctattctttacatctgaaatacaatctactgcaatcgttCTTtagtgttcttcgcaaacaatcatcatcttccacacataatcctttgtttacagcaagccggtgagattgacaacctcactgttacgttggggcaaagttctgtgattatgttgtgcaggatccacgttggcgccggaatccctggtgttgcgccgcactacactccgccaccaacaaccttcaacgtgcttcttggctcctactggttcgataaccttggtttcttactgagggaaaacttgctgctgtgcgcatcacaccttcctcttggggttcccaacggacgtgtcatctacgcgcatcaagactgttttctggcgccgttgccggggagatcaagacacgctgcaaggggagtcttccacatccaatctctttactttgtttttgtcttgctttattttatttattgctctgtttgctcttatattaaaaacacaaaaaaattagatgctagttttactttattttactgtcttgttctccatattaaaaacacaaaaaaattagttacttgcatttattttatttagtttgctttatttactactgataAAATGAATACtcttgagaacactaagttgtgtgatttcactagttaggcctaatggaaaacaacaaaaatattagagatctttatagtatttatcttgagttaggacatgaggtgtttgaagagaaaatttaaaaacccatggaactttgtttgcaaaatagttgtagcaatgttattagcatgaactctttgaacactattattgctaatgctatagaagaatttaagcttgcggaagctggttttgatgaggatgatatttttagtcccccaagcattgaggagaaaattttctttgatgatactttgcctcctatttatgatgattataatgatagtggtattttggtgccacatactatggaggataaatttaattatgattacaatatgcctcctatatttgatgatagctactttgttgaatttgctcccactacaattaataagaatgactatgcttatgttgggagtagtaataattttatgcatgagactcatgataagaatgtttcatttgatagttatattgttgagtttgttcatgatgctactgaaaatcattatgagagaggaaaatacggttgtataaattttcatggtactaaaacacctctctatatgctgaaaatcttgaagttgcgcttgtctagtttttctatgcttgttgcattatgcctacatgacttgtttatttacaagattccttttcataggaagtgggttaggcttaaatttgttttgaacttgcttcttgatgctctcttttgcttcaactcttatttcttgggagtgcatcattaaaactgctgagcccatcttaatggctataaagaaagcacttcttgggagataacccatgtttttattttactacagtactcttgttttatatttgtgtcttggaagtttttactactgtagcaacctctccttatctttattttattgcattgttgtgccaagtaaagtctttgatagtaaagccaatactagatttggattactgcgcaggaacagatttcttgctgtcacgaatttgagcagtagtctcgtagaaaaatcaaaaaatctgccaatttacgtgcgtgatcctcagatatgtacgcaactttcattaaatttgggaattttcatctgagcaagtttggtgccactttaaaattcgtctttacgaactgttctgttttgacagattctgccttttatttcgcattgcatgttttgctatgtttgatggatttctttgttccattaactttcagtagctttgtgcaatgtccagatgtgttaagaatgattatgtcacctctgaatatatgaattatgcactgaccctctaatgagtttgtttcgagtttggtgtggaggaagttttcaagggtcaagagaggaggatgatacaatatgatcaagaagagtgaaaactcaaagcttggggatgcccccgtggttcatccctgcatattttaagaagactcaagcgtctaagcttggggatgcccaaggcatcccttcttcatcgacaacttatcaggttcctctagtgaaactatatttttattccgtcacatcttatgtgctttacttggagcgtctgtttgtttttattttgaataaaatcggatcctagcattctttgtttgggagagagacacgctccgctgtttcgtatgaacacatatatatgttcttagctttatctttaatgttcattgcgaaagttgaactacttcattcattgctatatggttggaaacggaaaatgccgcatgtggtaaatggtataatgtcttgaataatgcgatacttggaaattgttgtgctcatatagatcttgtttaagctcttgcatcatgtatcttgtactcattaatgaataactacatagagcttgttaaaatttggtttgcatgattgatctctagagtctagatattttctggttgaggtgtttgaacaacaaggagacaatataaagtcttataatgcctacaatatgttcatatgtgagctttgctgcaccttttatacttgagtttgcttcaaacaaccttgctagcctagccttgtattgagaggaattcttctcgtgcatccaaatccttgagccaataaccatgccatttgtgtccaccatacctacctactacatggtatttctccgccattccaaagtaaattacttgagtgctacctttaaaatttccattctttgcctttgcaatatatagctcatggacaaatagccttaaaaactatcatggtgaagaatatgtacttatgtgtcttatttcttaataagttgcttgttgagcggtaaccatgttttctggggacgccatcaactttatctttgttgaatatcatgtgagttgctatgcatgttcgtcttgtctgaagtaagagcgattctcacaatcaaatggtttgagtatgcatactgttagagaagagcattgggacgctaactaaagccatgatccatggtggaagtttcagtttggacaatcaatcctcaatctcttatgagaattttaattattgttgaatgcttatgcattaaagaggagtccattatctgttgtctatgttgtcccagtatggatgtctaagttgagaataatcaaaagcgagaaatccaatgcgaactttctccttagacctttgtacgagcggcatagaggtacccctttgtgacacttggttgaaacatatgctatgcaatgataatccgtgttaatccaagctaattaggacaaggtgcgagcactattagtatactatgcatgaggcttgcaacttataagatgttttatacataacacatatgctttattactaccgttgacaaaactgtttcttgttttcaaaatgaaaagctctagcacaaatatagtaatcaatgcttccctctgcgaagggcctatattctactttattgttgagtcagtttgccaattctttctatcccagaagcaaacacttgtatcaactgtgtgcattggttcttacatgtttacctattgcacttattatattactttgtgttgacaattatccatgagatatacatgttgaagttgaaagcaatcgctgaaacttatatcttcctttgtgttgcttcaatacctttacttcgaatttattgctttatgagtaactcttatggaagtattattgatgcttgtcttgaaagtattattcatgaaaagtctttgctatatgatttatttgtttacccattatcttcatcattgcttcgaatcgctgcattcatctcatatgctttacaatagtatgatcaagattatgatagcatgtcacttcagaaattatctttgttatcgtttacctactcgagggcgagtaggaactaaagcttagggatgcttgatacgtcccaaacgtatctataatttcttatgttccatgctacttttatgatgatactcacatgttttatacacattatatgtcattattatgcattttccggcactaacctattgacgaga from Lolium rigidum isolate FL_2022 chromosome 4, APGP_CSIRO_Lrig_0.1, whole genome shotgun sequence encodes the following:
- the LOC124706496 gene encoding MLO-like protein 1 produces the protein MAADEAEESTLEFTPTWIVAAVCSLIVLISLLAERCLHYLGKTFKRKNQKPLYEAILKVKEELMLLGFISLLLTVFQGMIQKTCISSGWTLHMLPCKREELEGEAGPAKEHFVTSQIIGRIGRRLLSDGAAGLEICKQKGKVPLMSLEAIHQLHIFIFVLAITHVVFSVLTMVLGGAKIHQWKQWEDAIQKDNAGNGPKKVTGVHNFEFIREHFKGIGKDSRILSWLQSFCKQFYGSVGKSDYTTMRLGFIMTHCRGNLKFDFHKYMLRVLESDFKKVVGISWYLWVFVVIFLLLNVNGWHTYFWIAFIPLILLLAVGTKLEHVIAQLAQDVAEKNSAIEGDLIVKPSDDHFWFGRPKIVLFLIHFILFQNAFEIAFFFWILTTYGFNSCIMGQVVFIVPRLVIGLIIQLLCSYSTLPLYAIVTQMGSSYKKEIFNEHVQQGVLGWAQKVKLKKGFKKSNTTAESTSIGESAGPSAKIEMIKRTSGEGNDTTPLNEQRGKEMSSAGESIE